Proteins from a single region of Aureibacter tunicatorum:
- a CDS encoding MATE family efflux transporter codes for MEKRTKDLESKPIAELFQKYFWPAFVGIMVTALYNVVDRIFIGQGVGAEALGGLSVVYPIMTIMVAFAMLIGQGAGIRISIYLGKKDYDRCERILGNAIFLMIIASLFVTVFGFWLKVPLLRIFGASDVLMSYANDYLDIILFGSVFQIGGFALNNILRSEGNAKKAMMSMVISAVVNIALDAVFIFILNMGVKGAALATVIAQITMTVMNLQYFLSSKAIVKFSYKYIYPQTEILKNIVSIGMSSFALQVAASMVQAIANTQLIKYGGDIAVASMGIINSIVLLIVMGIVAVTMSIQPIIGFNYGAKEMNRVKEAFWLGVKIATGISFFSWCVVEIAPDLIVDLFNADNEELKRISVNGLRIYLAVLPIIGFQIVISSFYQAIGLSKISLFLTLLRQVIIMIPFLLIMPNLLGLDGVWLVGPVSDFGAALVTTIIFAKKYKSLLGVA; via the coding sequence ATGGAGAAAAGAACTAAGGATTTGGAAAGCAAGCCGATAGCCGAGCTTTTTCAAAAATATTTTTGGCCGGCATTTGTAGGGATTATGGTTACTGCGCTTTATAATGTTGTAGACCGTATATTCATAGGGCAAGGCGTCGGAGCGGAAGCTTTAGGTGGGTTGAGTGTTGTTTATCCTATAATGACGATCATGGTTGCATTCGCCATGTTGATAGGCCAGGGAGCGGGTATACGGATTTCAATATATCTGGGAAAGAAGGATTATGATAGGTGCGAAAGAATTTTAGGCAATGCGATTTTTTTGATGATTATAGCTTCTCTTTTTGTTACTGTATTCGGTTTTTGGCTTAAAGTTCCATTGCTTAGGATATTTGGCGCGTCAGATGTGTTGATGAGTTATGCGAATGATTATCTGGATATTATACTTTTTGGAAGCGTGTTTCAGATTGGCGGGTTTGCGTTGAATAATATTTTGAGAAGCGAGGGAAATGCCAAGAAAGCAATGATGTCAATGGTGATAAGCGCAGTGGTTAACATTGCTTTGGATGCTGTATTTATCTTTATCTTGAATATGGGAGTTAAAGGAGCTGCTTTGGCTACAGTTATTGCTCAGATAACGATGACTGTGATGAATTTACAGTATTTTTTATCTTCAAAAGCAATTGTTAAGTTTTCCTATAAATACATATACCCTCAGACGGAGATTTTGAAAAATATCGTTTCAATTGGAATGTCGTCATTTGCATTGCAGGTAGCAGCGAGTATGGTACAAGCTATTGCAAACACTCAATTGATTAAGTATGGCGGAGATATAGCAGTGGCCTCCATGGGAATTATTAACAGTATAGTGTTGTTGATAGTGATGGGGATAGTCGCTGTGACTATGTCAATACAGCCTATTATTGGCTTTAATTACGGAGCTAAAGAGATGAATAGAGTCAAAGAGGCATTTTGGCTTGGAGTGAAGATCGCTACAGGCATAAGCTTTTTTTCTTGGTGTGTTGTTGAAATTGCGCCTGACTTGATTGTGGATTTGTTTAATGCCGATAATGAGGAACTAAAAAGAATAAGCGTGAATGGATTGAGAATATATTTGGCTGTTTTGCCGATAATAGGCTTTCAGATCGTGATTTCAAGCTTTTATCAAGCAATTGGTTTATCAAAAATATCATTGTTTTTGACTTTGTTGAGGCAAGTGATAATTATGATTCCATTTCTTTTGATTATGCCTAATTTATTAGGTTTGGATGGAGTATGGCTTGTAGGACCCGTATCTGATTTTGGAGCAGCATTAGTCACAACTATTATTTTTGCGAAGAAATATAAGAGCTTATTAGGAGTTGCTTAG
- a CDS encoding AIR synthase related protein: protein MNERYMQRGVSASKEDVHNAIKNIDKGVFPQAFCKIVPDYLGGDDSYCNIMHADGAGTKSSLAYAYWKETGDMSVWKGIAQDAVIMNTDDLLCVGATDNILLSSTIGRNKNLIPGEVIAALINGTEEVLQTLRDNGVNIISTGGETADLGDLVRTVVVDSTVTARMKREDVISNDKIKAGDVIVGLESYGQASYESEYNGGMGSNGLTSARHDVFDKVYREKYPETFDHDVPQDLVYSGSCKLTDAVEGSPLDAGKLVLSPTRTYAPVIVKMLEEYRKVINGMVHCSGGAQTKVLHFVENLHIVKDNLFDIPPLFKLIHEQSGTDWKEMYKVFNMGHRMEIYLPEQYANDIISISKSFNIDAKIIGRVEASESKKVTIKSENGVYTY from the coding sequence ATGAACGAAAGATATATGCAACGCGGTGTTTCAGCGTCGAAAGAGGATGTGCATAATGCGATCAAGAATATTGACAAAGGAGTGTTTCCTCAGGCCTTCTGCAAGATTGTGCCGGATTATTTGGGTGGAGATGATTCTTATTGCAATATCATGCATGCGGATGGCGCTGGTACTAAGTCTTCATTGGCATACGCTTATTGGAAGGAAACTGGTGACATGTCAGTATGGAAAGGCATAGCTCAAGATGCGGTCATTATGAATACCGATGATTTGCTTTGCGTTGGCGCTACTGATAATATTTTGCTTTCGTCCACAATAGGAAGAAATAAAAATTTAATTCCAGGAGAAGTGATCGCTGCTTTGATCAATGGGACAGAGGAAGTGTTGCAGACATTGAGAGATAATGGTGTGAATATCATTAGCACTGGTGGAGAGACAGCGGACCTTGGAGACTTGGTGAGAACAGTTGTCGTTGACAGTACAGTGACCGCTCGAATGAAAAGAGAGGATGTGATCTCAAATGATAAGATCAAAGCTGGAGATGTGATTGTTGGATTGGAGTCTTATGGCCAAGCTTCATATGAGAGTGAATATAACGGTGGAATGGGAAGCAATGGACTTACTTCTGCAAGACATGATGTTTTTGATAAAGTATACAGAGAGAAATACCCTGAAACTTTTGACCATGATGTGCCGCAAGATTTAGTGTATTCCGGCTCATGCAAACTTACGGATGCAGTTGAAGGTTCTCCGTTGGATGCTGGGAAGTTGGTGCTTTCGCCTACAAGAACTTACGCTCCAGTGATTGTAAAGATGCTTGAGGAGTATAGAAAAGTTATCAATGGAATGGTTCATTGCAGTGGAGGAGCTCAAACGAAAGTTCTGCATTTTGTAGAGAATCTTCATATTGTGAAAGATAACTTGTTTGATATCCCGCCATTATTCAAATTGATTCACGAGCAAAGCGGTACGGATTGGAAAGAGATGTACAAGGTGTTTAATATGGGACATAGAATGGAAATCTATTTGCCTGAACAATATGCCAATGATATTATTTCCATATCTAAGAGCTTTAATATTGACGCGAAAATTATCGGTAGAGTCGAGGCTTCAGAAAGTAAAAAAGTGACGATAAAATCTGAAAATGGCGTTTATACTTATTAA
- a CDS encoding OmpA family protein, producing MDKVNFRTFGIFLCLLAMLALPSLLNAQGKLSKGIKKVERGEYNSAISFFEQSVKKGEMVAESNYWIGECYRMSNRVKEARGYYKLAYDDGLPFEDLPLSYAISMVAHEDYSGAKIVLEEFVGREANEENENYIMNAEDYLANLEYLEQIEGKKSVYRVKNMESINTEFAEYAPFYYKGNLFFTSNRGEGDIYKATGSYFTDLYSVKTKGAIVDLESLQKLGKEFNSIGVNDGCIAFSPSGKTVVFAKGNTGKKKGRADVSLYITYKKDGKWTEPRLMEINTPDSWNSTPAFSHDGKTLYFSSNRMGGYGGTDLYSATKDSRGRWTNVRNMGPKINTFGNEMFPTVSKYGKFYFSSDGHPSFGGLDLFSAQRQNGTIVVRNLGKPINSAADDFALFMYSRGKGFFSSNREDGKGDDDIYTFVNTDPKKKIVNYYLAGISYTLDDEGNEVVLPNTSVKLLTTNEDVLGETVTDEEGNFKFRVYEGEVYNLFGAKDGYLTGRNTFSMIGKELPEEKMVKQINEVVYETKVVLNKLELNKAIVLENIYYDFDKANIREDAALELDKLVNILVDNPKIKIELSSHTDSKGEALYNQDLSQRRAESAVAYIISKGIEPVRLQAKGYGESAPIAPNTMPDGSDNPEGRQKNRRTEFKVTDIMDKQPSEGIKEENLEELFFGSGD from the coding sequence ATGGATAAAGTTAATTTTCGAACCTTCGGTATTTTTCTTTGCCTTTTGGCAATGTTGGCCTTGCCTTCTTTGTTGAACGCTCAAGGCAAGCTATCCAAAGGCATTAAAAAAGTGGAAAGGGGGGAGTATAACTCAGCGATATCTTTTTTTGAACAGAGTGTCAAAAAAGGCGAGATGGTTGCGGAGTCAAATTATTGGATTGGAGAGTGTTACCGTATGTCCAATAGAGTGAAAGAAGCTAGAGGGTATTACAAGCTGGCATATGATGACGGTTTGCCTTTTGAGGATTTGCCATTGTCATATGCTATTTCAATGGTTGCGCATGAGGATTATAGTGGTGCAAAGATTGTTTTGGAGGAGTTTGTTGGGAGAGAAGCCAATGAAGAGAATGAAAACTATATCATGAATGCTGAGGATTACTTGGCTAATCTGGAATATCTAGAGCAGATTGAAGGAAAAAAGAGCGTATATCGTGTCAAGAATATGGAAAGCATTAACACTGAGTTTGCTGAGTATGCTCCATTTTATTATAAGGGAAATCTGTTTTTTACTTCTAATAGAGGTGAAGGCGATATTTATAAAGCTACAGGGTCTTATTTCACGGATTTGTATTCTGTGAAAACAAAAGGAGCTATAGTGGATTTGGAATCGTTGCAAAAACTGGGAAAAGAGTTCAATTCTATTGGAGTAAACGATGGTTGCATTGCTTTTTCTCCATCTGGAAAAACAGTCGTTTTCGCTAAAGGAAATACAGGGAAGAAAAAAGGACGAGCGGATGTGAGTTTGTATATTACATACAAGAAAGATGGCAAATGGACAGAGCCAAGGTTAATGGAGATAAATACTCCTGATTCATGGAATTCAACCCCAGCTTTTAGCCATGATGGAAAAACCTTGTATTTTTCTTCAAATAGAATGGGCGGTTATGGAGGCACGGATCTTTATTCGGCAACAAAAGACTCTAGAGGCCGATGGACTAATGTGAGAAATATGGGACCTAAGATCAATACTTTTGGCAATGAAATGTTTCCTACAGTTTCAAAATATGGCAAATTTTACTTTTCCTCGGATGGTCATCCATCTTTTGGGGGCTTGGACTTATTTTCAGCTCAAAGGCAAAATGGGACTATTGTCGTAAGAAATCTAGGCAAGCCAATCAATTCGGCGGCTGATGATTTTGCTTTATTCATGTATAGCAGAGGCAAAGGCTTTTTCTCTTCCAATAGAGAGGACGGGAAGGGCGATGATGATATTTACACTTTTGTGAATACAGACCCAAAGAAGAAGATCGTCAATTACTATTTAGCAGGGATCAGTTATACGCTTGATGACGAAGGAAATGAGGTTGTATTGCCTAATACAAGTGTGAAGTTGTTGACGACCAATGAAGATGTGCTTGGAGAAACTGTGACAGACGAAGAAGGGAATTTCAAGTTTAGAGTGTATGAAGGAGAGGTTTATAATTTATTTGGAGCTAAAGACGGTTATTTGACAGGTCGAAACACATTCAGCATGATCGGGAAAGAATTGCCTGAAGAGAAAATGGTGAAGCAAATCAATGAGGTGGTTTATGAAACGAAAGTGGTTCTTAATAAATTGGAATTGAATAAGGCAATAGTGTTGGAAAACATATATTATGATTTTGATAAAGCGAATATCAGAGAAGATGCCGCATTGGAATTGGACAAATTGGTAAACATTTTAGTAGATAATCCTAAAATTAAAATTGAGTTGAGTTCGCATACGGATAGCAAAGGTGAAGCTTTGTATAATCAGGATTTGAGTCAAAGAAGAGCTGAGTCTGCGGTCGCTTATATTATAAGCAAAGGAATTGAGCCTGTAAGATTGCAAGCTAAAGGTTATGGAGAGTCAGCTCCTATAGCCCCTAACACAATGCCTGACGGAAGTGATAATCCTGAAGGACGTCAAAAAAATAGAAGAACGGAATTCAAGGTTACGGACATTATGGATAAGCAACCTTCGGAAGGTATCAAGGAAGAAAATCTTGAGGAATTATTCTTTGGAAGTGGGGATTAG
- a CDS encoding type B 50S ribosomal protein L31, protein MKKDIHPEYNRVVFHDLSSDFKFLTRSTATSKDTIEWEDGNTYPVIKLEVSSASHPFYTGKKGMVRTAGRVERFNKKYKRS, encoded by the coding sequence ATGAAAAAGGATATCCACCCAGAGTACAACCGAGTTGTATTCCACGATTTGTCAAGCGATTTTAAATTCTTGACTCGCTCTACAGCGACTTCTAAAGACACTATTGAGTGGGAAGATGGAAACACATACCCAGTAATCAAGCTAGAAGTTTCTTCTGCTTCACACCCATTCTACACTGGTAAGAAAGGTATGGTTCGTACTGCTGGTAGAGTTGAAAGATTCAACAAAAAATACAAAAGAAGCTAA
- the dsrP gene encoding sulfate reduction electron transfer complex DsrMKJOP subunit DsrP, whose amino-acid sequence MKVFINLLKDSGRYIVRGTKTYHLWMGTLTFVMLVGALCYGIQIADGLHVTGMTDRVSWGLYISNFTFLVGVAAAAVMLVLPTYILNDVDFKQAVLIGEGMAVAALLMCLAFVVVDIGGPARFWHIIPFIGDFNFPKSLLAWDVLVINGYLLINLTIPLYILIMRYQGKTPNPKIYLPGLIISVFWAVAIHMVTAFLLQGLPARPFWNTGLLGPRFLASAFTAGPALIIIALAMIRKFTDFDIPDKTLRKLGLIITVAAQINLIMLLSELFKEFYFPTHHSESAYYLFFGLEGKHALVPWIRTSIFINVIATVGLFFHKVRNNLRLLYIASGLLFIAIWIEKGFGMIIPGFIPGPWGAIVEYQPTGIEIGVTFGIWAMGAFIFTILARMGIAIELRKIKYKDAEVES is encoded by the coding sequence ATGAAAGTTTTTATTAATTTGCTTAAGGACAGTGGTCGATACATTGTAAGAGGTACAAAAACTTACCATCTATGGATGGGGACGTTGACTTTTGTAATGTTAGTAGGAGCATTGTGTTATGGCATTCAGATAGCTGACGGGCTTCATGTTACAGGTATGACAGACCGAGTGAGTTGGGGATTATATATTTCTAACTTTACGTTTTTGGTTGGAGTTGCGGCTGCGGCTGTGATGTTGGTTTTGCCTACTTATATACTCAATGATGTCGACTTCAAGCAAGCGGTGCTTATTGGAGAGGGAATGGCTGTGGCGGCATTGCTTATGTGCTTGGCTTTTGTAGTTGTGGATATAGGAGGGCCTGCTAGGTTTTGGCATATTATTCCTTTTATTGGCGATTTTAATTTCCCAAAATCTTTACTCGCTTGGGATGTGCTTGTTATTAATGGATATTTGCTTATTAACCTGACGATTCCATTGTACATTTTGATTATGCGCTATCAGGGGAAAACCCCTAATCCTAAGATCTACCTTCCTGGCTTGATTATTTCAGTTTTCTGGGCTGTGGCTATTCACATGGTAACAGCATTCCTCTTGCAAGGACTTCCTGCGAGACCTTTCTGGAATACTGGCCTTTTAGGTCCAAGATTTTTGGCTTCGGCATTTACGGCAGGTCCCGCCTTGATTATTATTGCCTTGGCGATGATAAGAAAATTCACGGACTTTGATATTCCAGACAAGACCTTAAGAAAATTAGGTTTGATAATTACGGTCGCGGCTCAGATTAATTTAATCATGCTATTGTCGGAGTTGTTTAAAGAATTTTACTTTCCAACCCATCATAGCGAAAGCGCTTACTATTTGTTCTTTGGTTTGGAAGGTAAGCATGCTTTGGTGCCATGGATTCGAACCTCAATATTTATTAATGTCATAGCTACTGTAGGACTTTTCTTTCATAAGGTTCGAAATAATTTGAGGTTGCTTTATATTGCCAGTGGCCTTCTTTTTATCGCCATATGGATCGAGAAAGGTTTTGGAATGATCATTCCTGGGTTTATACCGGGTCCTTGGGGAGCTATAGTCGAATATCAGCCAACAGGTATCGAAATCGGAGTGACATTTGGAATTTGGGCGATGGGGGCTTTTATCTTTACGATACTCGCAAGAATGGGAATAGCTATTGAATTGAGAAAAATTAAGTACAAAGATGCTGAAGTAGAGTCTTAA
- a CDS encoding 4Fe-4S dicluster domain-containing protein, producing MSGKIKEWFALLTKSNQDQKQSHGGCGSSGKPCSCKGGAGEENKKNDGYDQVLGASSGRRGALQKLTSSLMIGAGAVSSACSVTDGKDKKELSQIEWEEYFKGNYRLMSSKEKQNTVDRLTKSYEIRKGDKINLSAKGPEKDVLYGYAFNISKCQGYMDCVNACVEENNQDRASEMQYIRIHEIGRGNGIDFMNGDDTFYHEVPAAGHFYVGTQCFHCDNPPCVDVCPVNATWKEKDGIVVIDYDWCIGCRYCMAACPYDGRRFNWKTPEVPEEEVNKDQHYLGNRLRKNGVMEKCTFCIQRSREGENPACVEACPTGARVFGNLLDPNSDIRWIIENKNVFRLKEDLGTEPKFWYYMD from the coding sequence ATGAGTGGTAAGATAAAAGAATGGTTTGCTCTTTTAACGAAATCTAATCAAGACCAAAAACAATCGCATGGAGGTTGTGGGTCATCAGGTAAGCCTTGTTCTTGCAAAGGTGGTGCTGGAGAGGAAAACAAGAAAAACGATGGTTATGATCAGGTATTGGGAGCTTCTTCCGGCCGTCGAGGTGCATTGCAAAAATTAACTTCAAGCCTTATGATTGGCGCTGGAGCTGTGTCTTCGGCATGTAGTGTTACTGATGGAAAAGATAAAAAAGAGCTTTCTCAAATCGAATGGGAAGAATACTTTAAAGGAAATTATCGCTTGATGTCTAGTAAGGAAAAGCAGAATACTGTGGATCGGCTTACTAAGTCTTACGAGATACGAAAGGGCGATAAAATCAATCTTTCTGCAAAAGGCCCTGAAAAAGATGTGCTTTATGGCTACGCATTTAATATTTCAAAGTGCCAAGGCTATATGGATTGTGTCAATGCCTGTGTGGAAGAAAATAATCAGGATAGAGCTTCAGAAATGCAATACATTCGTATTCATGAGATAGGCAGAGGAAATGGAATAGACTTTATGAATGGCGATGATACTTTCTACCATGAAGTGCCGGCCGCGGGACATTTTTATGTTGGAACTCAGTGTTTTCATTGCGATAACCCTCCTTGCGTAGATGTTTGTCCTGTGAATGCGACATGGAAAGAAAAAGACGGTATTGTCGTAATTGATTATGACTGGTGCATTGGTTGTAGATATTGCATGGCAGCTTGTCCGTATGATGGTAGAAGGTTTAATTGGAAAACACCGGAAGTGCCTGAAGAAGAAGTGAATAAAGATCAGCATTATCTAGGGAATCGCTTGAGAAAGAATGGAGTAATGGAAAAATGCACTTTCTGTATTCAGCGTTCTCGTGAAGGTGAGAATCCTGCTTGTGTGGAAGCTTGTCCTACTGGCGCTAGAGTTTTTGGCAATTTGTTGGATCCGAATAGTGATATCAGATGGATAATTGAGAATAAGAACGTGTTTCGTCTTAAAGAGGATTTGGGAACGGAGCCTAAGTTTTGGTATTATATGGATTAA
- a CDS encoding cytochrome c3 family protein, with the protein MRNVFYFLIIMTLAFSSCNNHREEQEHESTFHRILREGKDYQAFYIGDNSEIYFDTVLVMPDTIAAHAFAIPKRSAIVQEFPCENCHSVPLKQLKLQGDAWGDFPNPKGDPKIKESNEKWNSYFKKAHWDVIMAHGDSSTMDCATCHDEKNMNQLKSITNKTVSFNASYAVCAQCHSTQFKEWENGAHGKRLNGWGKPKIRQTCVGCHNPHDPKIKHRWPSRLNTHMIQQRN; encoded by the coding sequence ATGAGAAATGTATTTTACTTTTTGATAATAATGACTCTGGCATTTTCCTCTTGTAATAATCACCGAGAGGAACAAGAACATGAAAGTACTTTTCATAGAATATTAAGAGAAGGGAAAGACTATCAGGCTTTTTACATAGGAGATAATTCGGAAATTTATTTTGATACAGTTCTTGTGATGCCTGATACGATTGCTGCCCATGCTTTTGCTATTCCGAAAAGGTCAGCCATAGTTCAGGAGTTTCCGTGTGAAAATTGTCACTCAGTCCCATTAAAGCAACTAAAGCTCCAAGGGGACGCATGGGGGGATTTTCCAAATCCGAAAGGAGATCCTAAGATTAAAGAAAGCAATGAGAAGTGGAATTCTTATTTTAAAAAGGCTCACTGGGATGTGATAATGGCTCATGGTGACTCTAGCACGATGGATTGCGCGACTTGTCATGATGAGAAGAATATGAATCAGCTTAAGAGCATTACAAACAAGACAGTAAGTTTCAATGCGAGTTATGCTGTTTGTGCTCAGTGTCATAGCACTCAATTCAAAGAATGGGAAAACGGAGCTCATGGCAAGCGTTTGAATGGTTGGGGCAAGCCTAAAATTAGACAGACATGTGTAGGGTGTCATAATCCTCATGATCCTAAAATTAAGCATAGGTGGCCTTCACGACTGAATACCCACATGATACAGCAAAGGAATTAA
- a CDS encoding molybdopterin-dependent oxidoreductase, with amino-acid sequence MFEQNESRRSFLKKLALMSAVTTATTMIPGILFAEEQLANLPAGDLEWKKAPCRFCGVGCGVKVGIENGKAVAVKGDENSTVNKGLCCAKGYNAVIAMYGADRIKKPLVKKGDKYVEVSMKEALDLVASKMKETREQYGNDSLSIYGSGQWTIQDGYVASKLFKGCLSTNNVEANARLCMAGAVTGFLTSFGMDEPMGCYDDIDHADVFFLWGNNMAEMHPVLFSRLLDQKYKRKAVIIDFATRTTRTSVAADKSILFKPQTDLAVANAISYVILKNGWENKEFVSKYCTLSKGKTNIGYGLRDKFKFSDEPVPIDLDEYIEFLEDYTPEKVEKISGVSAKDIRYMASLYGDPNKKVTSFWCMGMNQHTRATWINNLVYNIHLLTGKISTPGNSPFSLTGQPSACGTVREVGTLTNRLPKGVVNNQKDREFAAKIWGVPASNIPPKPTYHTVEMFRALDRGDIKFMWIQVTNPMVSLPNVNRYTAGAKKEGRFVVVSDIYPTPTTDVADVILPSAMWVEREGMFGNSERRTQYFEQMVEPPGESMSDTWQLIEVARRLGFEKQFPYKKETHIEEIYNEYRQFHDNDKHNMAPLEVLKAEAGMQWPYVNGKPTKWRFNAKYDPACTKGEFDFYGRPDGKAVIWQRPYEGPAEVPTAEYPFWLNTGRVLEHWHTGSMTMRVPTLYRAMPHAYVELNPADANDKGINTGDMVRLSSKRGELVLPALINDRGLPPVGQVFVPFFDENMLVNKLTIDAYDPISAEPDYKKCAVQVEKV; translated from the coding sequence ATGTTTGAACAAAATGAAAGTCGTAGATCATTCCTGAAAAAACTGGCGCTGATGTCTGCTGTGACTACAGCGACAACCATGATTCCGGGAATACTTTTTGCCGAAGAGCAATTAGCAAATCTTCCAGCGGGAGATTTGGAGTGGAAAAAAGCGCCATGTCGATTTTGTGGAGTTGGCTGTGGAGTAAAGGTAGGAATCGAAAATGGCAAAGCTGTTGCCGTGAAAGGCGATGAAAACTCAACAGTTAACAAAGGGCTTTGCTGCGCCAAAGGGTATAATGCGGTGATTGCTATGTATGGAGCGGATCGTATTAAAAAGCCATTGGTGAAAAAAGGTGACAAGTATGTTGAAGTTTCAATGAAAGAAGCATTGGACCTTGTGGCTTCCAAAATGAAAGAAACACGCGAGCAATATGGCAATGACAGCTTGTCCATATATGGATCGGGTCAGTGGACTATACAAGATGGATATGTAGCTTCCAAATTGTTCAAAGGTTGTTTGAGTACCAATAATGTCGAGGCGAATGCTCGTCTATGCATGGCCGGAGCTGTAACAGGTTTCTTGACATCTTTTGGAATGGACGAGCCGATGGGATGCTATGATGATATTGATCATGCGGACGTATTCTTTTTGTGGGGGAATAATATGGCTGAGATGCACCCGGTGCTGTTTTCGAGACTTTTGGATCAAAAGTATAAAAGAAAGGCAGTCATCATAGATTTCGCTACTCGAACGACTCGAACAAGTGTCGCCGCGGACAAGTCAATTTTGTTCAAGCCTCAAACTGATTTGGCTGTTGCCAATGCAATCAGTTATGTAATTCTGAAAAATGGCTGGGAAAATAAAGAGTTTGTATCCAAATACTGCACTCTTAGTAAAGGAAAGACAAATATCGGGTACGGCTTGAGAGATAAATTTAAGTTTTCTGATGAGCCTGTTCCGATTGATCTGGATGAGTATATAGAGTTTTTAGAAGATTATACGCCTGAAAAGGTGGAGAAAATATCCGGAGTATCTGCTAAGGATATTCGTTATATGGCTTCATTGTATGGAGATCCCAATAAGAAAGTAACATCATTTTGGTGCATGGGGATGAATCAGCATACTCGTGCGACTTGGATCAATAACTTGGTTTATAACATCCATTTACTGACAGGAAAGATATCCACGCCAGGTAATAGTCCTTTCTCGCTTACTGGTCAGCCGAGTGCTTGTGGTACGGTAAGAGAAGTCGGAACATTAACGAACCGCTTGCCTAAAGGCGTGGTTAATAATCAAAAGGATAGAGAGTTTGCCGCTAAAATTTGGGGAGTTCCTGCTTCAAATATACCTCCGAAACCGACTTATCACACTGTCGAAATGTTTAGAGCTTTGGATCGGGGAGATATCAAGTTTATGTGGATACAAGTTACGAATCCTATGGTTTCATTGCCGAATGTCAATCGCTATACCGCTGGAGCTAAAAAAGAAGGACGATTTGTAGTAGTGTCGGATATTTATCCTACACCTACAACGGATGTGGCTGATGTGATTTTGCCTTCAGCGATGTGGGTGGAACGAGAAGGAATGTTTGGTAATTCAGAAAGAAGAACTCAGTATTTCGAACAGATGGTGGAGCCGCCAGGTGAAAGCATGAGCGATACTTGGCAATTAATAGAAGTTGCTCGTCGATTGGGGTTTGAAAAGCAGTTTCCATATAAGAAGGAGACTCATATAGAAGAAATTTACAATGAGTATCGACAATTTCATGATAATGACAAGCATAATATGGCTCCTTTGGAGGTGTTGAAAGCTGAAGCAGGCATGCAATGGCCTTATGTGAATGGCAAGCCTACTAAGTGGAGGTTCAATGCCAAGTATGATCCTGCTTGCACTAAAGGGGAATTCGACTTCTATGGAAGACCTGATGGCAAAGCGGTGATATGGCAGAGGCCTTATGAAGGGCCTGCTGAAGTGCCTACTGCAGAGTATCCATTTTGGCTGAATACAGGGAGAGTATTGGAGCATTGGCATACAGGCTCGATGACTATGCGTGTTCCTACATTGTATCGCGCTATGCCACATGCTTATGTGGAATTAAATCCAGCTGATGCTAATGATAAAGGTATAAATACTGGAGATATGGTTCGATTAAGTTCGAAAAGAGGAGAATTAGTTCTTCCTGCATTGATTAACGATAGAGGTTTGCCTCCTGTAGGTCAGGTGTTTGTTCCTTTTTTCGATGAGAATATGTTGGTGAACAAATTAACGATCGATGCATATGATCCGATTTCAGCCGAACCAGATTATAAAAAATGTGCTGTTCAAGTAGAAAAGGTTTAA